One genomic window of Cydia fagiglandana chromosome 20, ilCydFagi1.1, whole genome shotgun sequence includes the following:
- the LOC134674327 gene encoding loricrin-like, whose translation MDGPPGPPWFFWLFVAFIASVGFGSFLMAIIRACQTCCSDQSKPHLNQTRRGRYVTNRPSDMESGFSPGIDAPPAYDDVMFSGGDSWGGGDTGGCDPGGGDSGGGCDTGGGDSGGGCDSGGGGGCDSGGGGGCDSGGGCDSGGGGGGVD comes from the exons ATGGATGGCCCCCCAGGTCCGCCCTGGTTTTTTTGGTTATTTGTGGCATTTATTGCTTCGGTTGGATTTGGAAgt TTCCTCATGGCAATCATTCGAGCGTGCCAAACCTGCTGTAGCGACCAGTCTAAGCCTCACTTGAACCAGACCCGCAGAGGCCGTTACGTGACCAACAGACCTTCAGACATGGAGAGTGGTTTTAGCCCCGGCATTGACGCGCCACCAGCCTACGATGACGTCATGTTCAGCGGTGGTGACAGTTGGGGAGGCGGTGACACCGGCGGTTGTGACCCTGGAGGTGGTGATAGTGGCGGCGGTTGTGACACTGGAGGTGGTGATAGTGGCGGTGGTTGTGACAGTGGGGGTGGCGGTGGTTGTGACAGTGGGGGCGGTGGTGGTTGTGACAGTGGGGGCGGTTGTGACAGTGGTGGAGGAGGAGGTGGTGTTGATTAG